One Dromiciops gliroides isolate mDroGli1 chromosome 3, mDroGli1.pri, whole genome shotgun sequence DNA segment encodes these proteins:
- the RPL24 gene encoding 60S ribosomal protein L24, translated as MKVELCSFSGYKIYPGHGRRYARTDGKVFQFLNAKCESAFLSKRNPRQINWTVLYRRKHKKGQSEEIQKKRTRRAVKFQRAITGASLADIMAKRNQKPEVRKAQREQAIRAAKEAKKAKQATKKTAASAAKAPTKAAPKQKIVKPVKVSAPRVGGKR; from the exons ATGAA GGTCGAGCTGTGCAGCTTCAGCGGCTACAAGATCTACCCGGGTCACGGAAGGCGTTACGCCCGCACGGACGGGAAG GTTTTCCAATTTTTGAATGCAAAATGTGAGTCTGCATTCCTTTCAAAGAGGAACCCTCGGCAGATCAATTGGACTGTTCTCTATAGAAGAAAGCACAAGAAGGGACAGTCG GAAgagattcaaaagaaaagaacccgCCGGGCAGTTAAATTCCAGAGGGCCATCACTGGGGCTTCTCTTGCTGATATAATGGCCAAGAGGAACCAGAAACCTGAAGTTCGAAAGGCCCAACGAGAACAAGCCATCAG GGCTgccaaggaagcaaaaaaagCTAAGCAAGCAACTAAGAAAACAGCCGCATCTGCTGCTAAG GCTCCTACAAAGGCAGCACCTAAACAAAAAATTGTGAAGCCAGTGAAAGTTTCTGCACCCCGAGTTGGTGGAAAACGTTAA